A DNA window from Brassica napus cultivar Da-Ae chromosome A4, Da-Ae, whole genome shotgun sequence contains the following coding sequences:
- the LOC106446889 gene encoding uncharacterized protein LOC106446889, protein MFYSLQRNSSMESPASKSSTVKKVEFPPRRGRVKREIFGVLASSIVSAAVRAGGVFGKNAEGDGGVSSSATATPPSGYTSDQNTETT, encoded by the coding sequence ATGTTTTATTCCTTGCAGAGAAACTCGTCCATGGAATCTCcagcaagcaaatcctccaccgtgaAGAAGGTAGAATTTCCGCCTCGTCGGGGAAGAGTGAAGAGAGAGATCTTCGGCGTTTTGGCCAGTTCCATCGTTTCCGCCGCCGTGAGGGCCGGTGGAGTGTTCGGGAAGAACGCTGAAGGTGACGGTGGTGTCTCTTCTTCCGCCACCGCCACTCCTCCGAGCGGATACACCTCCGACCAGAACACCGAAACCACTTAA
- the LOC106446888 gene encoding psbP domain-containing protein 2, chloroplastic: MWLSSFLASPKLTLLPSSSSSSSSPAHPKIQTLLCFTQNPSSTVGINVSKRHLNISILTLLFNGGFLLDKAKSISESRDHLQTYTDSKDGFTLLVPSSWIKVEKAGANVLFEEPDKRSNNIGVVVSPVRINSLQDFGSPQFVADKLINAEKRKESTKEAEVVSVGERSGQGQVYEFEYKIDSTRGGIKRVFSAAFVSSKKLYLLNVVHSDNPENPLDYSTRLLLEQVLHSFDALPLT, from the exons ATGTGGTTGTCAAGCTTCTTAGCTTCTCCCAAACTTACTCTATtgccatcatcttcttcttcttcttcttcccctgcACATCCAAAGATCCAAACTCTCCTCTGCTTTACTCAAAATCCTTCGTCCACTGTTGGGATCAATGTCAGCAAGAGACACTTAAACATCTCGATTCTCACGCTCTTGTTCAATGGTGGGTTCTTGCTGGATAAGGCAAAGTCCATCTCAGAATCAAGAGATCATCTTCAAACATACACTGATTCAAAGGATGGCTTCACTCTTCTCGTTCCCTCTTCTTGGATTAAG GTGGAGAAAGCAGGAGCCAATGTTCTGTTTGAAGAACCAGACAAGCGAAGCAACAACATAGGAGTTGTGGTCAGTCCTGTCCGTATAAACAGTCTTCAAGACTTTGGCTCTCCTCAGTTTGTAGCTGATAAACTCATCAACGCAGAAAAGCGAAag GAAAGCACAAAGGAAGCAGAAGTTGTATCAGTAGGAGAAAGGTCAGGACAAGGACAAGTGTATGAGTTTGAATACAAAATTGATAGCACGAGAGGAGGTATCAAAAGGGTTTTCTCGGCTGCTTTTGTGAGCTCTAAGAAGCTTTATCTATTGAACGTTGTTCATTCAGACAATCCAGAGAATCCATTGGATTATAGTACGAGGTTGTTGCTAGAACAAGTTCTTCACTCCTTTGATGCTTTACCTCTCACATAA